In Streptomyces sp. NBC_00091, the following proteins share a genomic window:
- a CDS encoding ML domain-containing protein has protein sequence MTKWMYEDVGMPEDVFQVKSVSVTPDPLVRGETAVFTLNGRVVTAIEDGAYVDVVVKLGLIKLLTKRLDLLDELRRGDLKLACDTSDGNSPIPAGDTNFTLTFDFPKEAPQAKFSCEISAFTADDEDLASLRIHLDLMGG, from the coding sequence ATGACCAAATGGATGTACGAAGACGTCGGAATGCCGGAGGACGTGTTTCAGGTCAAGAGCGTCTCGGTCACCCCGGACCCGCTGGTCCGCGGGGAGACTGCCGTCTTCACCCTCAACGGCCGAGTGGTGACCGCCATCGAAGACGGCGCCTACGTCGATGTCGTCGTCAAACTGGGCCTCATCAAGCTTCTCACCAAGCGGCTCGACCTTCTGGACGAGCTGCGCCGTGGCGATCTGAAGCTGGCCTGTGACACGAGCGACGGCAATAGCCCGATCCCGGCAGGCGACACGAACTTCACCCTGACATTCGACTTCCCCAAGGAGGCCCCGCAGGCGAAGTTCAGTTGCGAGATCAGCGCCTTCACGGCCGATGACGAGGACCTCGCCAGCCTCAGGATCCACCTCGACCTCATGGGCGGGTGA
- a CDS encoding Tn3 family transposase, giving the protein MTAEWYIREETLREANICLVNYHQKLPVTAMFGSGPCPPPTGSGSPRGDTHGVTLVNFGLFDLVGKQPGRRSLGRPAAPWRGR; this is encoded by the coding sequence GTGACCGCGGAGTGGTACATCCGCGAGGAGACCCTGCGCGAGGCGAACATCTGCCTGGTCAACTACCACCAGAAGCTGCCGGTGACCGCGATGTTCGGCTCCGGACCCTGTCCTCCCCCGACGGGCAGCGGTTCCCCACGCGGGGACACGCACGGCGTCACCCTGGTCAACTTCGGCCTGTTCGACCTGGTCGGCAAGCAGCCCGGTCGCCGATCACTGGGACGACCGGCCGCCCCCTGGCGGGGTCGCTGA
- a CDS encoding serine protease has protein sequence MPTQDPDGPDAGVLFRISKGTVYFCGASVVSSPHRNLLVTAANCLTGDAEDKLAFAPHVLKNTSGALEAPRGLYAVKQQGNRPMVWTDSRGQAQSGDASSPSGVGFATVDKGIKSEQLEDTVPGHRLLTGAEYTHKGVRVAGHGVAEEPVKACIGDTSKADVADSKSPYLRLDCGKPGTDLADGSAFITDYDTKTRVGSIIGASERVTSPDRLSAVYSPYLDTTVQDLYEEAVRGSKPAATPPITPPGTSPSQVPPGPTPSGTPATPPKPADPSPSDGGEMRATPAQIAAAKEVEAYWTPERIAKAVPVDIGKTSDASAARENGVTAAAPSHFDNNGVATVGVFLINEDDDPQSDPGGRDQFCSASSVASPTKSLVLTAAHCLSDNDRFKRLAFAPGWKPDPAAPQTRGTAPYGIFPIERGKIWIDGRYLSQGPAKADDLDFAFLKTGPNSRGQFLENATGMGNTLTTLQSSQFNQKNVSLFGFPGGSKAPLVCPSTNTTGFSGRFLKIACKGYEGGSSGGPFLRNFDGKRGDVIGVIGGWKTGGPIPDESYSSQFDADIVRLYNQAVNDYAPDTPNGDATMGSADLWKHANGAASGTFHTSSQQFGDSDLVVKWDDGEVTLYPGDQNFGFHTGCKPDAPCETQLAKPNAMWKDYADVITAGDYAGTNAYDLLVKWVDGEVTLYPDISESTRLPTALDQHLPNEITLAAPHSVWEYARGFATGKYAGNQWPDDLIVRWNDGEVTKYIDIDGNGLHAEEQLAAPNDRWKTASLITGGDLDGDSNGTTTPNHDLLVVWTSGTVSVFPDVNSGRLQNEEVVVSSSTWTHARVIALGEYGMNDWEDDLFVRWSDGEVTMYGNTQAGGIGREYQLVPPPAAARAATEQGAVRPDDPCAKVCGPELYRRSR, from the coding sequence GTGCCGACGCAGGACCCGGACGGGCCGGACGCCGGGGTGCTCTTCCGAATTTCCAAGGGGACGGTCTACTTTTGCGGCGCGAGCGTCGTCTCCAGCCCACACCGCAACCTTCTCGTGACGGCCGCCAACTGCTTGACCGGAGACGCCGAGGACAAGCTCGCCTTTGCTCCGCACGTCCTGAAGAACACCTCAGGCGCCCTGGAAGCGCCCAGGGGCCTCTATGCCGTCAAACAGCAGGGCAACCGGCCCATGGTGTGGACCGACTCCCGGGGCCAGGCTCAGTCGGGTGACGCCTCTTCCCCCTCAGGTGTCGGCTTCGCGACGGTCGACAAGGGCATCAAGAGCGAGCAGCTTGAGGACACAGTCCCAGGTCACCGTCTACTGACGGGTGCCGAGTACACACACAAGGGTGTTCGAGTCGCCGGCCACGGTGTCGCGGAAGAACCGGTCAAGGCATGCATCGGTGACACGTCCAAGGCGGACGTAGCCGACTCCAAGAGTCCGTACCTGCGGCTCGACTGCGGCAAGCCCGGCACAGACCTCGCCGACGGCTCGGCGTTCATCACCGACTACGACACGAAAACACGTGTCGGAAGCATCATCGGCGCCTCGGAGCGAGTCACCTCCCCTGACCGCCTCTCCGCGGTCTACAGCCCGTACCTCGACACCACGGTCCAAGACCTCTACGAGGAGGCGGTCCGCGGCAGCAAACCGGCCGCCACACCTCCGATCACCCCGCCGGGCACGAGCCCCTCACAGGTGCCACCCGGCCCAACGCCCTCCGGCACCCCTGCCACGCCTCCCAAGCCCGCCGACCCGAGCCCTTCTGACGGCGGCGAGATGAGAGCCACGCCCGCCCAGATCGCCGCGGCGAAGGAGGTGGAGGCGTACTGGACACCCGAGCGCATCGCCAAGGCCGTCCCGGTGGACATCGGCAAGACGTCCGACGCCAGTGCCGCGCGGGAGAACGGTGTGACAGCAGCCGCGCCGTCCCACTTCGACAACAACGGCGTGGCCACGGTCGGCGTGTTCCTCATCAACGAGGACGACGATCCCCAGTCGGACCCGGGCGGGCGTGATCAGTTCTGTTCCGCGAGTTCCGTGGCCTCACCGACCAAGTCGCTCGTGCTGACGGCTGCGCACTGCCTCAGTGACAACGACCGGTTCAAGCGACTGGCGTTCGCTCCCGGCTGGAAGCCGGACCCCGCTGCCCCGCAGACCCGTGGAACCGCGCCGTACGGCATCTTCCCGATCGAGCGGGGAAAGATCTGGATCGACGGCCGGTACCTGTCGCAGGGGCCCGCAAAGGCAGATGACCTCGACTTCGCGTTCCTGAAGACCGGCCCCAACTCGAGGGGACAGTTCCTGGAGAACGCCACCGGGATGGGCAACACCCTCACCACGCTCCAGTCGAGCCAGTTCAACCAGAAGAACGTGAGCCTGTTCGGGTTCCCCGGAGGGTCCAAGGCTCCGCTCGTGTGCCCGTCAACGAACACCACCGGGTTCTCCGGACGATTCTTGAAGATCGCCTGCAAGGGCTACGAGGGCGGTTCGTCCGGAGGGCCCTTCCTGCGCAACTTCGATGGCAAACGCGGCGATGTGATAGGTGTCATCGGTGGCTGGAAAACCGGCGGACCGATCCCCGACGAGTCCTATTCTTCACAGTTCGACGCCGATATCGTCCGCCTGTACAACCAGGCGGTGAACGACTACGCGCCCGACACCCCCAACGGCGATGCGACGATGGGCAGCGCGGACCTCTGGAAACACGCCAACGGCGCCGCCTCGGGGACGTTCCACACCAGCTCCCAGCAGTTCGGCGACTCGGACCTCGTCGTCAAATGGGACGACGGCGAAGTCACCCTCTACCCGGGAGACCAGAACTTCGGATTCCACACAGGCTGCAAGCCCGATGCGCCCTGTGAGACGCAGCTGGCCAAGCCCAACGCCATGTGGAAGGACTACGCCGACGTCATCACGGCCGGAGACTACGCGGGGACCAACGCGTACGACCTGCTGGTCAAGTGGGTCGATGGTGAAGTCACCCTCTACCCGGACATCAGCGAGAGCACCCGGCTCCCCACAGCACTGGACCAGCACCTTCCCAACGAGATCACGCTCGCCGCACCCCACTCGGTATGGGAGTACGCCCGCGGGTTCGCCACCGGCAAGTACGCCGGCAACCAGTGGCCCGACGACCTCATCGTCCGCTGGAACGACGGCGAGGTCACCAAGTACATCGACATCGACGGCAACGGACTGCACGCCGAGGAGCAGCTCGCAGCCCCGAACGACCGGTGGAAGACAGCAAGCCTCATCACCGGCGGCGACCTCGACGGTGACAGCAACGGCACCACAACTCCCAACCACGACCTGCTTGTCGTATGGACCAGCGGAACGGTGAGCGTCTTCCCCGACGTGAACTCCGGACGCCTGCAGAACGAAGAAGTCGTCGTATCAAGCTCCACCTGGACCCACGCTCGTGTCATCGCCCTCGGCGAGTACGGCATGAACGACTGGGAGGACGACCTGTTCGTCCGCTGGTCGGACGGCGAAGTCACCATGTACGGCAACACTCAAGCCGGCGGCATCGGCCGCGAGTACCAGCTAGTGCCCCCACCCGCAGCAGCGCGGGCAGCCACGGAACAAGGCGCCGTCCGACCGGACGACCCCTGTGCCAAGGTATGTGGACCGGAACTGTATCGCCGTAGTCGCTAG
- a CDS encoding peroxidase family protein, which translates to MRSIRLTGAPPLDLVAVDIQRARDHGFPDYNQCRSAYGLPPYRTFAELTPDPAIKGTRMSDVIKRNTQITNIQDDVFHLPV; encoded by the coding sequence ATGCGCAGCATCCGGCTCACCGGTGCGCCGCCGCTGGACCTGGTCGCCGTGGACATCCAGCGCGCCCGCGACCACGGCTTCCCGGACTACAACCAGTGCCGCAGTGCGTACGGGCTACCGCCGTACCGCACGTTCGCCGAGCTCACGCCGGATCCGGCGATCAAGGGCACGAGGATGTCGGACGTGATCAAGCGGAACACGCAGATCACGAACATTCAGGACGACGTCTTCCATCTGCCGGTCTGA
- a CDS encoding helix-turn-helix domain-containing protein produces MADGAIEEQGQEQDLGGEEFAADCRARVAFEVLANRWDSVIVFILGEDGPMRPRALITRTGGISPKVLNEALRRLEYNGLVVRRAYAEAPPRVDYALTEAGVALQGPIRAMGAWAGRYAEAVLEAQTRFGHRRDRRARILRPADGRRRPECS; encoded by the coding sequence ATGGCCGACGGAGCGATAGAGGAACAGGGACAGGAACAGGACCTGGGCGGCGAGGAGTTCGCGGCGGACTGCCGGGCGAGGGTGGCCTTCGAGGTGCTGGCGAACCGCTGGGACAGCGTGATCGTGTTCATCCTCGGCGAGGACGGCCCCATGAGGCCCCGGGCGCTGATCACCCGCACCGGTGGGATCAGCCCCAAGGTACTCAACGAGGCCCTGCGCCGCCTCGAGTACAACGGCCTGGTCGTACGCAGGGCGTACGCCGAGGCCCCACCGCGCGTCGACTACGCCCTCACCGAGGCGGGCGTCGCGCTGCAGGGCCCGATCCGGGCGATGGGCGCGTGGGCGGGACGCTACGCCGAAGCCGTACTGGAGGCCCAGACCCGCTTCGGCCACCGTAGAGACCGCCGGGCCAGGATCCTCAGACCGGCAGATGGAAGACGTCGTCCTGAATGTTCGTGA
- a CDS encoding NADPH-dependent F420 reductase translates to MPRHDDRSKRMRIGILGTGAMATALGGAWVRAGHDVRVGGRDTDAASRTARRTGAAGHGSLAEAAAHGEVVLTAVPADAAPRLAKQLAHVLAGRTVIDCTVPMAPGPDGGPALTTDGVTSVARLIADAAPDAHVVKAFGVCHESIWTLDRPAFEGAPLAVPFCTDEPGAATRVAELIASMGCTPLPCGGLGRAALLEATAVFAIGVWWSGAEARFAFPSPALAPGAVDD, encoded by the coding sequence ATCCCGCGACACGACGACAGGAGCAAGCGCATGCGCATCGGCATTCTGGGAACAGGGGCCATGGCGACGGCCCTCGGCGGGGCCTGGGTACGAGCCGGCCATGACGTTCGGGTGGGTGGACGGGACACCGATGCGGCTTCCCGCACCGCGCGGCGGACCGGCGCCGCCGGGCACGGCAGCCTCGCGGAGGCGGCGGCCCACGGGGAAGTGGTGCTGACCGCCGTACCGGCGGATGCCGCGCCGCGGTTGGCGAAGCAGCTGGCCCACGTACTCGCCGGGCGGACGGTGATCGACTGCACCGTTCCGATGGCGCCGGGCCCGGACGGCGGCCCGGCCCTGACCACGGACGGCGTCACGTCCGTCGCCCGGCTCATCGCGGACGCCGCCCCCGACGCCCACGTGGTGAAGGCCTTCGGGGTGTGCCACGAGAGCATCTGGACCCTGGACCGTCCGGCCTTCGAAGGGGCGCCGCTGGCGGTGCCGTTCTGCACCGACGAGCCGGGCGCCGCCACGCGGGTGGCGGAGCTCATCGCCTCCATGGGCTGTACGCCGTTGCCCTGCGGCGGTCTGGGCCGTGCCGCCCTGTTGGAGGCCACTGCCGTCTTCGCCATCGGCGTCTGGTGGTCGGGCGCCGAGGCCCGCTTCGCGTTTCCGTCCCCGGCGCTGGCCCCGGGGGCGGTGGACGACTAG
- a CDS encoding OmpA family protein, which translates to MEVVEDLGGEQRRQETNQNVMMALQSEVLFPENSAVFNAQAGARIQAIAQEINQQKATRVRVFGFTDDQGSYEHGKELSKQRADAVQAELAKTVTSPGITYDVRGYSEDYPIADNTTEEGRKKNRRVEITFPRSTTG; encoded by the coding sequence GTGGAGGTCGTCGAAGACCTCGGCGGGGAGCAACGCCGGCAGGAGACGAACCAGAACGTCATGATGGCCCTGCAGTCAGAGGTCCTCTTCCCCGAGAACAGCGCCGTTTTCAACGCCCAGGCGGGCGCCCGCATACAAGCCATCGCCCAAGAGATCAACCAGCAAAAAGCCACCCGCGTCCGCGTCTTCGGCTTCACCGACGACCAGGGCAGCTACGAACACGGCAAGGAACTCTCCAAGCAGCGCGCCGACGCCGTCCAGGCCGAGCTGGCCAAGACCGTCACCAGCCCCGGCATCACCTACGACGTCCGCGGCTACAGCGAGGACTACCCGATCGCCGACAACACCACCGAAGAGGGCCGCAAGAAGAACCGTCGCGTCGAGATCACCTTCCCCCGCAGCACCACCGGCTAG
- a CDS encoding pilus assembly protein TadG-related protein, whose amino-acid sequence MRDRGQAFPIYVVVVAGLLFAALAFFVVGQAAVTRSDAQGAADAAALAAGREARDKVLFGLDLTALKPEDWRKIADGDYLKANGACAQADVFAGRNDARAQCEASPPRFTVKVESNRTVGDSVIPGTNSMHGSATATALVESKCHLGTVATPSPAPTVPAGGSTPGPTPTASTAPAVTFACDKGDPVKLDPMKPGSLRELGRKLFSVRLVD is encoded by the coding sequence TTGCGAGACCGAGGGCAGGCCTTCCCTATCTATGTCGTGGTAGTGGCTGGCCTGCTCTTCGCCGCGCTTGCCTTCTTCGTCGTCGGTCAAGCGGCCGTGACCCGTAGCGACGCTCAAGGGGCGGCGGATGCGGCTGCCTTGGCAGCTGGACGAGAGGCCCGAGACAAGGTCCTGTTCGGCCTCGACCTCACGGCGCTGAAGCCTGAGGACTGGAGGAAGATCGCAGACGGGGACTATCTCAAGGCGAATGGCGCCTGCGCCCAGGCCGATGTCTTCGCGGGTCGCAACGATGCGAGGGCGCAGTGTGAGGCGTCACCGCCCAGGTTCACCGTCAAGGTGGAGAGCAACCGGACAGTCGGCGATTCGGTGATTCCGGGCACTAACAGCATGCACGGATCGGCGACAGCCACGGCTTTGGTCGAGTCGAAGTGCCACCTGGGAACGGTGGCCACCCCCAGCCCAGCGCCTACCGTTCCTGCAGGGGGAAGCACGCCAGGGCCTACGCCGACCGCGTCGACGGCTCCGGCAGTCACCTTTGCCTGCGATAAAGGCGATCCGGTCAAGCTCGATCCGATGAAGCCGGGCTCACTACGCGAGTTGGGCAGGAAGCTCTTCAGCGTGCGTCTCGTCGACTGA
- a CDS encoding response regulator transcription factor yields MTPIDILIADDNPVVRAGLSTLLETAADLRVVAEARDGHEALHLTRLHAPDVILLDVRMPGVDGISALPHLVRLAPVLMLTYSQESEIVREALLLGAGGYLIHGEFTADDLVRAVRDIRDGRAHFTPTAATAVLAELRSSSQQQRSVAQSTERMHNSVAFGLSSREVEIMDLIASGMNNQQIAGACFISEKTVKNHINRIFAKLQSTSRSEAIARWLGTARPGVAGHG; encoded by the coding sequence ATGACCCCGATCGACATCCTGATCGCCGACGACAACCCGGTCGTCCGGGCGGGCCTGAGCACCCTTCTGGAGACGGCCGCGGACCTCCGGGTGGTGGCGGAGGCCCGCGACGGCCACGAGGCCCTGCACCTGACCCGGCTCCACGCCCCGGACGTGATCCTGCTGGACGTCCGGATGCCGGGGGTGGACGGCATCTCGGCGCTGCCGCACCTGGTCCGGCTGGCCCCGGTCCTGATGCTGACGTACAGCCAGGAATCAGAAATCGTCCGCGAGGCCCTCCTCCTGGGCGCGGGCGGGTACCTCATCCACGGCGAGTTCACCGCCGACGACCTGGTCCGCGCGGTCCGCGACATCCGCGACGGCCGCGCCCACTTCACCCCGACGGCGGCGACGGCGGTCCTCGCGGAACTCCGGTCCTCTTCGCAACAGCAACGTTCTGTGGCACAGTCTACGGAGCGCATGCACAACTCCGTTGCGTTCGGCCTGAGTTCGCGGGAGGTGGAGATCATGGACCTGATCGCGTCCGGAATGAACAACCAGCAGATCGCCGGCGCCTGCTTCATCAGCGAGAAGACGGTCAAGAACCACATCAACCGCATCTTCGCGAAGCTCCAGAGCACGTCGCGGAGTGAGGCGATAGCCCGCTGGCTGGGAACCGCCCGTCCAGGGGTGGCCGGTCATGGCTAG
- a CDS encoding sensor histidine kinase produces the protein MPPSPSPSPSPSLRLQVNALQALCRQVFAVRLVMIPLGAPLALDRTARGVPTYLVGGSLLLTFMLSYVLYRDWERFGPLLLRHRWLLAADMAVGALLLITATPSSPLGLVALGTPLLAGLVYGWRGSAVFAAAQTVAVAALGGGLVLSLLCVLTGATGSSIRDFLFRLTETRARLAAAEAVREERERLAREMHDSVSKTLHGLALAADALARLSDPEAIRRQAELVSSAARRAASESRSLLTDLRHEEVSLLAGLRLLGADLHTSGALPALPPPVAHHLVSIASEAVENSRRHADASRIEVSVSVAAGETLTLTVEDDGAGLPSVVPPGHFGLLGMRERAAAIGAALSLGPRPAGPGTRVRLSLPLEGIR, from the coding sequence GTGCCCCCTTCCCCTTCCCCTTCTCCCTCCCCCTCGCTACGCCTCCAGGTGAACGCCCTCCAGGCCCTGTGCCGCCAGGTCTTCGCGGTACGGCTGGTCATGATCCCCCTCGGCGCGCCGCTCGCGCTGGACCGCACGGCGCGCGGGGTCCCCACGTACCTGGTCGGGGGCTCCCTCCTGCTGACCTTCATGCTGTCGTACGTCCTGTACCGCGACTGGGAGCGCTTCGGGCCGCTGCTGCTGCGCCACCGGTGGCTGCTGGCGGCGGACATGGCGGTCGGCGCGCTGCTGCTGATCACCGCCACGCCGTCCTCCCCGCTGGGCCTGGTCGCCCTGGGCACCCCGCTGCTGGCGGGGCTGGTCTACGGCTGGCGTGGCTCGGCGGTGTTCGCGGCCGCGCAGACGGTGGCGGTGGCGGCCCTCGGGGGCGGCCTCGTCCTGTCCCTCCTCTGCGTCCTGACGGGGGCGACCGGCTCCTCCATCCGGGACTTCCTCTTCCGCCTGACCGAGACGCGGGCGCGGCTGGCGGCGGCGGAGGCGGTCCGGGAGGAGCGGGAGCGGCTGGCCCGGGAGATGCACGACTCGGTGTCCAAGACCCTGCACGGCCTGGCCCTGGCGGCGGACGCCCTGGCCCGCCTCTCGGACCCGGAGGCGATCCGCCGTCAGGCGGAGCTGGTCTCCTCGGCTGCCCGCCGCGCGGCATCGGAATCCCGATCCCTCCTGACGGACCTGCGCCACGAGGAGGTCTCGCTCCTGGCCGGCCTCCGCCTCTTGGGGGCGGACCTCCACACCTCGGGCGCCCTGCCCGCCCTCCCCCCACCGGTGGCCCACCACCTGGTGTCCATCGCCTCCGAGGCGGTGGAGAACTCCCGGCGCCACGCGGACGCCTCCCGCATCGAGGTGTCGGTCAGCGTCGCGGCCGGGGAGACCCTCACCCTCACGGTGGAGGACGACGGAGCGGGCCTGCCGTCCGTCGTTCCCCCGGGCCACTTCGGCCTGCTCGGCATGCGGGAACGCGCGGCGGCGATCGGAGCCGCCCTGTCGCTCGGCCCCCGCCCGGCCGGCCCGGGCACCCGTGTCCGTCTCTCGCTCCCCCTGGAGGGGATCCGATGA
- a CDS encoding DUF5936 domain-containing protein → MTTTALLPLLLALATALSVFGILHGIRLYRAEVKLPTDLALALEVGATRTTAVGSVVDRLGIRWAPMVLRLMGPKQVARKRRQIDMAGNPAGLTIDRYAARRAVYGFLGGLGALAMLMNEQLVPALLMIAFGLFWIEAGLWSAIRIRRDNIERTLPDFLDVLAVVVSAGLGFRQALERVAGKYEGPWADEIRITLQQMDMGVSRRQAFDELRRRNDSEQVAQFVTALQQGEELGSPIVDTLIAIAEDMRRTDAQNARRRAARAVPKATFAVTMFMLPGTLILLVCGFVYGANVDFGALLGGG, encoded by the coding sequence ATGACCACCACCGCTCTGCTCCCTCTCCTCCTGGCCCTCGCCACGGCCCTGTCGGTCTTCGGCATCCTGCACGGCATCCGCCTCTACCGCGCCGAGGTCAAACTCCCGACCGACCTCGCCCTCGCCCTGGAGGTCGGCGCGACCCGTACGACGGCCGTCGGCTCCGTCGTGGACCGCCTCGGCATCCGCTGGGCGCCGATGGTGCTGCGGCTGATGGGCCCCAAGCAGGTGGCGCGCAAGCGCCGCCAGATCGACATGGCGGGCAACCCGGCCGGTCTGACGATCGACCGGTACGCGGCCCGGCGCGCGGTGTACGGCTTCCTCGGCGGGCTCGGCGCCCTGGCCATGCTCATGAACGAGCAGCTCGTTCCCGCCCTGCTCATGATCGCCTTCGGGCTGTTCTGGATCGAGGCCGGTCTGTGGTCGGCGATCCGGATCCGCCGCGACAACATCGAGCGCACCCTGCCGGACTTCCTGGACGTCCTCGCGGTCGTCGTCAGCGCGGGGCTCGGCTTCCGGCAGGCGCTGGAGCGGGTCGCGGGCAAGTACGAGGGCCCGTGGGCGGACGAGATCCGGATCACCCTCCAGCAGATGGACATGGGCGTCAGCCGCCGCCAGGCCTTCGACGAGCTGCGCCGCCGCAACGACAGCGAACAGGTCGCGCAGTTCGTGACCGCCCTCCAGCAGGGCGAGGAACTCGGCTCCCCGATCGTGGACACCCTGATCGCGATCGCCGAGGACATGCGGCGCACGGACGCCCAGAACGCCCGCCGGCGCGCCGCCCGGGCCGTGCCGAAGGCCACCTTCGCGGTGACGATGTTCATGCTTCCGGGGACGCTGATCCTCCTCGTCTGCGGCTTCGTCTACGGTGCGAACGTCGACTTCGGCGCGCTGCTGGGGGGTGGCTGA
- a CDS encoding type II secretion system F family protein — protein MTNLVLLTLGATLLAGLLVSLGVHAYSAGLAQRAALLERLSAEGAPDTVGRRRRFQGVDRRLRGTKFGRRIELKLATTGLDLTPGEFFVYMLMAVAGTWLLFASLLAPFFGPVAGLIGLWSANAFLNWQRARRTERFINQLPELARILANATQAGLALRTAIGIAAEELEAPAGEELARVADRLAVGHSIEEALGEIVERLPSRELVVLVSTLVLSARAGGAIVGSLRNLTVTLEQRKETRREIRTQLSQVTVTAYLVPAIGLGSLLLVDMMMPGALDRMTGAIVGQTAVLVSLGLFALGFILIRRLSKIDV, from the coding sequence GTGACCAACCTCGTCCTCCTCACCCTCGGCGCCACCCTGCTGGCCGGCCTGCTCGTGTCCCTCGGGGTGCACGCGTACTCCGCCGGCCTCGCCCAGCGCGCCGCCCTCCTCGAACGCCTCTCCGCGGAGGGCGCCCCGGACACCGTCGGCCGCCGGCGCCGCTTCCAAGGGGTCGACCGCCGCCTGCGCGGCACGAAGTTCGGGCGCCGCATCGAGCTCAAGCTGGCCACCACGGGCCTGGACCTCACCCCGGGCGAGTTCTTCGTCTACATGCTGATGGCGGTCGCCGGGACGTGGTTGCTCTTCGCCTCCCTCCTCGCGCCCTTCTTCGGCCCGGTGGCCGGGCTGATCGGCCTCTGGTCCGCGAACGCCTTCCTCAACTGGCAGCGGGCCCGGCGTACGGAGCGGTTCATCAACCAGCTCCCCGAGCTGGCCCGGATCCTCGCCAACGCCACCCAGGCCGGGCTCGCCCTGCGCACGGCCATCGGGATCGCGGCGGAGGAGCTGGAGGCCCCGGCGGGGGAGGAACTGGCCCGGGTCGCGGACCGGCTCGCGGTCGGCCACTCCATCGAGGAGGCGCTCGGGGAGATCGTGGAGCGGCTCCCGTCGCGGGAGCTGGTCGTCCTCGTCTCCACCCTCGTCCTGTCCGCGCGGGCCGGCGGAGCCATCGTCGGCAGCCTCCGCAACCTCACGGTCACCCTGGAGCAGCGCAAGGAAACGCGCAGGGAGATCCGTACGCAGCTCTCGCAGGTGACGGTGACCGCGTACCTGGTCCCGGCGATCGGGCTCGGCTCGCTGCTGCTGGTGGACATGATGATGCCGGGGGCGCTCGACCGGATGACCGGCGCCATCGTCGGGCAGACAGCGGTGCTCGTCTCGCTCGGGCTCTTCGCGCTGGGCTTCATCCTGATCCGCAGGCTCTCGAAGATCGACGTGTGA